Proteins encoded in a region of the Triticum dicoccoides isolate Atlit2015 ecotype Zavitan chromosome 3A, WEW_v2.0, whole genome shotgun sequence genome:
- the LOC119270229 gene encoding disease resistance protein RPM1-like has product MAEAVLLALGKIGNVLANEAAKALVAKLSKKVSNLIDLDDKIEQIKKQLNTMNNVIRQIGTTYLTDEVVKGWIGDVRKLAYHVEDVMDKYSYHSLQMLEEKFLKKCLRGSHYVLVFSQIADEVVKIEKEIKQVIELKEKWLQPSQLAHDPLIEMGKQDRFPELVKDEDLIGIEDNRRMLTEWLYSDEMDSTVITVSGMGGLGKTTLVTNVYERENENFQARAWIAVSQNYTMAGLLRKLLRKLLGKAGYTEPASSNIDRMDVYDLKEEIRRTLENRKCLIILDDVWNQDVYIQMRDALHNSCASRIIITTRKNHVAALALSTRRIDLKPLGDTNAFELFCRRVFYIKRDHECPDYLMKTATSIVDRCRGLPLAILTIGGFLSSRPQTRYVWEQIYNQLSTELSNNDHVRAILNLSYHDLSGDLRNCLLYCSLFPEDYPMPRESLVRLWVAEGFVLSKGNSTPEEVAEGNLMELIYRNMLEVKETDELGRVSTCTMHDIVRDLALCVAREEQFVSANDYVTVIQMDRDVRRLSSCGWKDNTALKIKLPRLRTLVSVGAISSTPGMPFSVLSESSYLTVLELQDSEITEVPSWIGTLFNLRYIGLRRTKVRSLPDSVEKLSNLQTLDIKQTNIETLPRGIVKIRKLRHLLADRYADEKQTEFRYFIGIQAPKGLPNIEGLQTLETIESSKDLAEQLKRMMQLRSLWIDNISAAECANIFATLSNMPLLSSLLLSARDENEALCFEALKPRSTHLHKLIVRGQWAKGTLECPIFCNYGENLEYLALSWCDVVEDPLGMLAPHLPNLTYLRLNNMRSANSLVLSADSFPLLKTLVLKDMPHVNELKIMDGALPCIDGLYVVSLSKLGKVPQGIESLGSLKKLWLLRLHRDFKTQWDMNGMHQKMRRVPEVRV; this is encoded by the coding sequence ATGGCGGAGGCAGTGCTCCTTGCTCTCGGAAAGATTGGGAATGTTTTAGCTAATGAAGCTGCCAAGGCCTTGGTAGCCAAGCTGTCAAAAAAAGTTAGTAATCTGATTGATCTGGATGACAAGATTGAGCAAATAAAAAAGCAATTAAATACCATGAACAATGTCATACGGCAGATAGGCACAACGTACCTCACCGACGAAGTCGTAAAGGGTTGGATTGGGGACGTGAGGAAGTTGGCCTACCATGTTGAGGATGTAATGGACAAATACTCGTATCACTCTCTTCAAATGTTGGAAGAAAAATTTCTGAAGAAGTGCCTCAGAGGATCACATTATGTTCTGGTTTTCAGCCAAATTGCTGATGAGGTAGTCAAGATAGAGAAGGAGATCAAGCAAGTTATAGAACTCAAGGAGAAGTGGTTGCAACCATCCCAGCTTGCTCATGACCCTCTTATTGAGATGGGAAAACAAGATAGATTCCCTGAACTTGTGAAAGATGAAGATCTTATTGGAATTGAAGATAACAGGAGAATGCTGACTGAATGGCTGTACTCGGATGAGATGGACAGTACAGTGATAACGGTGTCAGGTATGGGTGGGTTGGGAAAAACAACCCTCGTCACAAATGTTTATGAACGTGAAAATGAAAATTTCCAAGCTCGTGCATGGATAGCTGTGTCTCAGAACTACACTATGGCTGGTCTGTTGAGGAAGTTACTCCGGAAGTTACTTGGGAAGGCTGGTTACACTGAACCTGCATCATCCAACATTGACAGGATGGATGTTTATGACTTGAAGGAAGAAATAAGGCGAACACTTGAAAATAGGAAATGTTTGATCATATTGGATGATGTCTGGAACCAGGATGTGTACATTCAAATGCGAGATGCGTTACATAATTCTTGTGCAAGTCGCATTATCATCACCACGCGGAAGAATCATGTTGCCGCTCTTGCTCTCTCGACACGTCGTATCGATCTCAAGCCTTTGGGGGATACAAATGCATTTGAACTCTTCTGCAGAAGGGTCTTTTATATCAAAAGGGACCATGAGTGTCCCGATTATCTCATGAAAACTGCTACGTCTATAGTTGATAGGTGCCGGGGCCTGCCACTAGCAATTTTAACAATAGGCGGATTCTTGTCTTCGAGGCCACAAACACGATACGTTTGGGAGCAAATATACAATCAACTCTCAACTGAGCTGTCGAACAATGATCATGTCCGGGCAATTTTAAATCTGAGCTACCATGACCTATCTGGGGACCTCAGAAACTGCTTATTGTACTGCAGTCTCTTCCCGGAAGACTACCCAATGCCACGTGAGAGCCTTGTGAGGCTATGGGTTGCAGAAGGCTTTGTGTTGAGCAAAGGAAACAGCACCCCAGAAGAGGTGGCCGAGGGAAACCTGATGGAACTGATATACCGCAATATGCTTGAAGTCAAGGAGACAGATGAACTGGGAAGGGTGAGCACCTGTACGATGCATGATATCGTGCGAGACCTGGCTCTTTGTGTTGCGAGAGAGGAACAGTTTGTATCTGCAAATGATTATGTTACAGTGATACAGATGGATAGGGATGTTCGTCGTTTGTCATCATGCGGATGGAAAGACAATACTGCACTGAAAATCAAACTTCCCCGTCTTCGAACTCTAGTGTCGGTAGGAGCAATTTCATCCACACCTGGCATGCCATTCTCAGTTTTGTCAGAATCAAGCTACCTGACTGTCCTCGAGCTACAAGACTCTGAAATCACTGAAGTACCATCATGGATAGGGACACTCTTCAATTTACGTTACATTGGCTTACGCCGCACCAAGGTCAGGTCACTCCCGGACTCTGTTGAGAAACTATCGAACCTGCAAACTCTTGACATCAAGCAAACTAACATAGAGACCCTACCAAGAGGGATTGTTAAGATCAGGAAGCTACGACACCTCTTAGCTGATAGATATGCTGATGAGAAACAGACAGAGTTTCGATACTTTATTGGAATTCAAGCACCAAAAGGACTGCCCAACATTGAAGGGCTACAGACTCTTGAGACCATCGAATCCAGCAAGGACTTGGCCGAGCAGCTGAAGAGAATGATGCAACTGAGAAGTCTGTGGATTGACAATATAAGTGCTGCTGAGTGTGCAAATATTTTTGCTACCCTGTCAAATATGCCACTTCTTTCCAGCTTGCTTCTTTCTGCAAGAGATGAGAATGAGGCACTTTGTTTCGAGGCTCTCAAGCCAAGGTCTACACATCTCCACAAGTTGATCGTCAGAGGGCAATGGGCCAAGGGAACACTGGAGTGCCCGATATTTTGCAACTACGGGGAAAATCTCGAGTATCTAGCTCTAAGCTGGTGTGACGTTGTTGAAGATCCATTAGGGATGCTTGCACCTCACTTGCCGAACCTCACATATCTGAGACTTAACAACATGCGTAGTGCAAATAGCTTGGTTCTTTCTGCAGATTCCTTTCCTCTGCTGAAGACGCTTGTGTTAAAGGACATGCCTCATGTGAACGAGCTAAAGATCATGGATGGCGCCCTTCCATGCATTGATGGTCTGTATGTCGTTTCGTTGTCGAAGCTTGGCAAGGTCCCTCAAGGCATCGAATCCCTTGGTTCCCTGAAGAAGCTTTGGCTGCTGCGCTTGCACAGGGACTTCAAAACTCAGTGGGACATGAACGGAATGCACCAGAAGATGAGGCGCGTTCCAGAGGTTCGTGTTTGA